Proteins encoded together in one Phalacrocorax aristotelis chromosome 7, bGulAri2.1, whole genome shotgun sequence window:
- the CAMK2N2 gene encoding calcium/calmodulin-dependent protein kinase II inhibitor 2, whose translation MSQVLPYGEDKVGRYGAEPEAGELPFSCRLQDTNAFFGGNQGKRPPKLGQIGRAKRVVIEDDRIDEVLKGMTEKSPPGV comes from the exons ATGTCGCAGGTGCTGCCCTACGGCGAGGACAAGGTGGGCCGCTACGGCGCCGAGCCCGAGGCGGGGGAGCTGCCCTTCAGCTGCCGCCTGCAGGACACCAACGCCTTCTTCGGGGGCAACCAGGGCAAGCGGCCCCCCAAGCTGGGACAGATCGGCCGCGCCAAGAGAG TGGTGATCGAGGATGACCGGATAGACGAGGTGCTCAAGGGCATGACGGAGAAGTCGCCGCCGGGGGTGTAA